A single window of Sphingobacterium sp. ML3W DNA harbors:
- a CDS encoding Rossmann-like and DUF2520 domain-containing protein: protein MNIVILGSGNVATHFAHNFQNKGHKITQIYSQQKANAQALAFTVNAASVSDTAAINLEADLYIIAVSDQVISNMVSALPADLRGVVTHCSGATDMAILAKFNRYGVIYPPQSISKNKETDFSLIPFCIEGNTYETFNLLFECIHEMAPKSIPCDSVQRLAIHIASVFANNFSNALFQISCEILEQHNLPFDLIRPIILETAEKVQSRLPNEVQTGPAIRNDTNTIKKHLNFIREQDDWKQIYQLLSQEIVKRKS from the coding sequence ATGAATATTGTCATCTTAGGAAGTGGGAATGTAGCAACACATTTTGCGCATAACTTCCAGAATAAGGGTCACAAAATAACACAAATATACAGTCAACAAAAGGCCAATGCTCAAGCATTGGCCTTTACTGTAAATGCTGCTTCCGTATCGGACACTGCTGCTATTAATTTAGAAGCTGACCTATATATTATAGCCGTTAGTGATCAGGTGATCAGCAATATGGTATCTGCCCTTCCTGCAGATCTACGTGGTGTAGTTACCCACTGTTCTGGTGCTACGGATATGGCTATATTAGCCAAATTCAACCGATATGGTGTTATTTACCCACCGCAATCCATATCAAAAAACAAAGAGACAGATTTTAGCTTAATTCCATTTTGTATCGAAGGAAATACATATGAAACTTTCAACTTACTATTTGAATGTATCCATGAAATGGCTCCAAAATCTATACCTTGTGATTCGGTTCAACGATTAGCCATTCATATCGCTTCGGTATTCGCCAATAACTTTAGTAATGCCTTGTTCCAGATTAGTTGTGAAATTTTAGAACAGCATAATTTACCCTTCGATTTGATCCGCCCAATTATACTAGAAACAGCTGAAAAAGTACAATCAAGGCTTCCAAATGAAGTTCAGACAGGACCGGCCATTAGAAATGACACAAACACGATAAAAAAGCATTTAAATTTTATCAGAGAACAAGATGATTGGAAACAAATCTATCAACTATTGTCACAAGAGATTGTAAAAAGAAAAAGCTAA
- a CDS encoding heme lyase CcmF/NrfE family subunit, whose translation MDVNYVGENLLPGKIGQFFIILSFGSALLSFISYYFATKNKEDKSWQKIARISFWVNAISILAIATTLFYIIHNHLFEYHYAYAHSSKALPTHYIISSFWEGQEGSFLLWMFWQSVLGGILLFKAKDWESSVMTFIMLCQVFLASMIVGVQIFGFHLGSSPFILLRDAIEGPIFSQPDYLSLIHDGRGLNPLLQNYWMVIHPPTLFLGFASMIVPFAYAAAALWTKRYKEWITPGLPWALFAVMILGVGIIMGSFWAYEALNFGGFWAWDPVENASIIPWFTLIAAVHVMIAYKNSGHSYFTATFLALISFVLVIYASYLTRSGILGETSVHSFTDLGLNVQLIAFNATFFVIAIVALVVRKKHMPTTEKEEDIYSREFWMFIGALVLTVACVQMISSTSIPVFNAIFGTKVAPPLDPIQHYNKWQSGFAVVIMILTAISQFLKYKKTDPRKFFAATIASLIVAILLTVVVSYITKTYTNLIFILITFSSLFCILANIRVLADAVKGKWKLAGSSVAHIGFGLLLIGAMVAASTNEVISINNTGYIAVSGFDKVEKPGDNLFLTEGEPVQMGEYRITYIGDSIAEPNVYYKIKYESIDEESGKVKNSFVLMPFAQNNEKMGGLIGTPATKHYFTHDVYTLITAAASDLQTKNANIPEDQKTGFEDYEEPATYEVNVGDTLRYRNGFYVIEGINRNAQLENIPKGEKDVIVGLKIKVVASDKKEYNVEPVFLIKDGTSYDFNKDVNEQGLRFRFSNILPKKDKLEIMVYQKPLPEKKWIVFKAIKFPYINFFWCGTIVMTIGFFMSIFKRNKDAKRLDKKQK comes from the coding sequence ATGGACGTAAACTACGTAGGCGAGAATCTATTGCCTGGAAAAATAGGTCAATTTTTTATTATTCTATCATTCGGATCAGCACTACTATCTTTCATAAGTTATTATTTTGCTACAAAAAATAAAGAGGATAAATCATGGCAAAAAATTGCTCGGATATCTTTTTGGGTAAATGCGATTTCAATCCTAGCGATTGCAACTACGCTATTTTACATCATTCACAATCATTTATTTGAATACCACTATGCCTATGCACATAGTTCTAAAGCTTTACCCACGCATTATATCATTTCCAGTTTCTGGGAAGGTCAAGAAGGTAGCTTCTTGTTATGGATGTTTTGGCAAAGTGTACTAGGTGGGATACTACTATTTAAAGCTAAAGATTGGGAAAGCTCAGTGATGACTTTCATCATGCTCTGTCAAGTATTCTTAGCTTCTATGATCGTAGGTGTCCAAATCTTCGGATTTCACTTAGGTAGCTCCCCTTTCATTTTATTAAGAGATGCTATCGAAGGTCCTATCTTCAGTCAACCAGATTATCTATCATTAATCCATGATGGAAGAGGATTAAATCCATTATTACAGAATTATTGGATGGTTATCCACCCACCAACGCTATTCTTGGGCTTTGCTTCCATGATTGTTCCATTTGCTTATGCTGCTGCTGCGCTATGGACCAAACGTTATAAAGAATGGATCACTCCAGGTTTACCTTGGGCACTCTTTGCTGTCATGATTTTAGGTGTTGGTATTATTATGGGGTCATTTTGGGCTTATGAAGCGCTTAACTTTGGTGGCTTCTGGGCTTGGGATCCTGTAGAAAATGCATCTATTATCCCTTGGTTTACATTAATAGCTGCAGTTCACGTGATGATTGCCTATAAAAATTCCGGTCATTCATACTTCACAGCGACATTTTTGGCATTAATCAGTTTTGTATTGGTGATTTATGCTTCTTACCTAACGAGAAGTGGTATCCTTGGTGAAACATCCGTGCACTCTTTTACTGACTTAGGCTTAAATGTTCAATTAATTGCTTTTAATGCCACCTTCTTCGTTATCGCTATCGTTGCATTGGTTGTACGTAAAAAACATATGCCAACAACCGAAAAAGAAGAGGATATCTATTCACGCGAGTTTTGGATGTTCATCGGTGCATTGGTATTGACCGTAGCATGTGTTCAAATGATTTCGTCAACTTCTATTCCAGTATTCAATGCTATTTTCGGAACAAAGGTTGCACCACCGTTAGATCCTATTCAACATTATAACAAGTGGCAATCGGGTTTTGCTGTTGTTATCATGATCTTAACTGCTATAAGCCAGTTTTTGAAATATAAGAAAACGGACCCTAGAAAGTTTTTCGCAGCTACTATTGCATCTTTAATCGTAGCTATCTTATTAACTGTTGTGGTTTCCTATATTACAAAAACCTATACGAATCTAATTTTCATCCTCATCACCTTCTCTTCGCTATTCTGTATTCTAGCAAATATTCGTGTATTAGCGGATGCAGTGAAAGGAAAGTGGAAATTAGCGGGTTCATCAGTTGCACATATAGGTTTCGGCCTGTTATTGATCGGCGCGATGGTAGCCGCTTCTACAAATGAGGTTATTTCGATTAACAATACAGGCTACATCGCAGTTTCGGGATTCGATAAGGTTGAAAAACCTGGTGATAACCTTTTCTTAACGGAAGGAGAACCTGTGCAAATGGGCGAATACCGTATCACTTATATTGGAGATAGTATTGCGGAACCAAACGTTTACTACAAAATCAAATATGAAAGTATTGATGAGGAAAGTGGAAAAGTAAAAAATTCATTTGTACTCATGCCATTTGCTCAGAATAACGAAAAAATGGGCGGTTTGATTGGAACTCCTGCTACAAAGCATTACTTTACACATGACGTATATACGTTAATAACAGCAGCTGCCTCTGACTTACAAACGAAGAATGCCAATATTCCTGAGGATCAAAAGACTGGCTTCGAAGACTACGAGGAGCCTGCAACTTATGAGGTCAATGTAGGCGATACTTTACGTTATAGAAATGGATTCTATGTTATCGAAGGTATAAACCGAAATGCACAACTGGAAAACATCCCTAAAGGAGAGAAAGATGTAATCGTCGGCTTAAAGATTAAGGTTGTTGCCTCAGATAAAAAAGAGTACAATGTAGAGCCCGTCTTTTTAATCAAAGATGGTACATCATACGATTTTAATAAGGATGTTAACGAACAAGGATTGCGCTTCCGTTTTTCTAATATTTTGCCTAAAAAGGATAAATTAGAAATTATGGTTTATCAGAAGCCACTCCCTGAAAAGAAATGGATTGTATTCAAAGCAATTAAATTCCCATACATTAATTTCTTCTGGTGTGGAACAATTGTGATGACTATTGGATTCTTTATGTCGATATTCAAAAGAAATAAAGACGCAAAACGACTGGATAAAAAACAAAAATAA
- a CDS encoding RNA polymerase sigma factor has translation MTDLQLIESLKGDSQTGFVTIYHRLNKQVFFFILRYIKETDLAEEILADVFVKVWNRRMDFHAMESLRAFVYIAAKNASLNAIRSQRAKGVQEPISEYEDLLTDDKDAFSMMIHAELIHAIFSEVEKLPLKQKQVFNLTYVEDKTVDEIAAELAMSPTSVYTNRSRAISTIRHLLKAKNSLMLISFLTLVGLK, from the coding sequence ATGACAGATTTACAGTTGATAGAAAGTTTGAAAGGAGACAGCCAGACCGGATTTGTGACCATTTACCATCGACTCAACAAGCAAGTATTTTTTTTTATCCTGCGTTATATTAAGGAAACAGATCTTGCAGAAGAAATTCTAGCAGACGTTTTTGTCAAGGTGTGGAATCGTAGGATGGATTTCCATGCCATGGAAAGTCTTCGAGCCTTTGTCTATATAGCAGCCAAAAATGCCAGTCTCAATGCAATCAGATCACAACGTGCGAAAGGTGTACAAGAGCCCATCTCCGAGTACGAAGACTTACTTACAGATGATAAGGATGCTTTTTCCATGATGATTCATGCCGAACTTATTCACGCTATTTTTAGTGAGGTAGAAAAATTACCATTAAAACAAAAGCAAGTTTTTAATTTGACCTACGTAGAGGATAAAACGGTCGACGAAATAGCTGCTGAATTAGCGATGAGCCCTACATCTGTATATACCAATCGATCACGTGCTATAAGTACTATTAGGCACTTACTAAAGGCAAAAAATTCGTTAATGCTCATTTCTTTTTTAACGCTAGTTGGGTTAAAGTAG
- a CDS encoding cytochrome c maturation protein CcmE: MKKSSIILIALIAVAIAMILVIYTDSSTYSTFSEAKEKKTELYVVGVLNKDKALHYDPKTNANHFSFYMYDSDSTECEVVFNGSKPQDIERSEQLVLTGKMDGNVFHASKILMKCPSKYNENEVEVFETNATAFNY, encoded by the coding sequence ATGAAAAAAAGTTCCATTATTTTAATCGCCCTCATTGCTGTTGCAATTGCTATGATTCTTGTAATTTACACCGATTCAAGCACCTATTCAACATTTTCAGAAGCTAAAGAGAAAAAGACAGAACTCTATGTTGTCGGCGTACTTAATAAAGATAAAGCATTGCATTATGATCCAAAGACTAATGCCAATCATTTTTCATTCTATATGTATGATAGCGATAGTACTGAATGCGAGGTCGTATTTAATGGTTCGAAACCACAAGATATCGAGCGTTCTGAACAACTTGTATTAACGGGGAAAATGGACGGTAACGTTTTCCATGCCTCAAAGATTTTGATGAAATGTCCTTCAAAATATAACGAGAACGAAGTAGAAGTTTTCGAAACTAACGCTACCGCTTTTAATTACTAA
- a CDS encoding FecR family protein, with the protein MHDIENTVRLLRAYLKGTIHPDNDMELRTLLEAYPELREMVDKLGESDNLNRELLKYQKLIEIGGLERERRVLSNIINRIEQPIPKKSRNQKNPIVWYAVAACFIALTLLGIWKLKYTDPLVSDEGEVVRLAENILPGGNRATLHFSDGTSLGLDQRHAGIVIGDSITYNDGSVTSVPVYDKTNMMTLSTPRGGQYQIVLSDGTKVWLNAETRLRYPVQFTGEQRLVELDGEAYFEVAKSHGKPFLVATAKEKIEVLGTHFNVYSYPDEDESKVSLLEGKVKVTIPKGLVKELKPGDQAINNGANLIVQQMPIDESVSWKNDEFMFNNELLGTALAQVARWYDLDIEIDQSLQTITLWGSVSRLDSFDKVLKIIKMTDDKIKVKIEGRRVRLMK; encoded by the coding sequence ATGCATGATATAGAAAACACCGTTCGATTACTGCGCGCATATTTGAAAGGTACGATCCATCCAGATAATGATATGGAGCTTCGAACCTTGCTTGAAGCATATCCAGAATTACGTGAAATGGTCGATAAATTAGGGGAATCAGACAATTTAAATCGGGAATTGTTGAAGTACCAGAAATTAATTGAAATAGGCGGCCTTGAAAGAGAAAGACGCGTACTATCCAATATCATAAATCGTATTGAACAACCCATTCCCAAGAAATCAAGAAATCAGAAAAATCCGATTGTATGGTATGCTGTGGCTGCCTGTTTCATAGCCCTGACTTTGTTGGGCATTTGGAAACTGAAATATACAGATCCTCTTGTTAGTGACGAGGGTGAGGTCGTTCGGTTAGCAGAAAATATTCTTCCAGGCGGAAATAGAGCGACCCTTCATTTTTCTGATGGTACAAGTTTAGGATTAGATCAGCGCCATGCAGGTATCGTAATCGGAGATAGCATCACGTATAACGATGGTTCTGTAACCTCAGTTCCTGTTTATGATAAAACTAATATGATGACTTTATCAACGCCACGCGGAGGGCAATATCAAATTGTACTTTCTGATGGTACGAAAGTATGGTTGAATGCTGAAACACGGTTACGTTATCCCGTTCAGTTTACCGGAGAACAACGTTTAGTAGAATTAGATGGCGAAGCTTATTTTGAAGTTGCGAAATCTCACGGTAAACCATTTTTAGTAGCTACAGCGAAGGAAAAAATAGAAGTATTGGGTACACATTTCAACGTATACTCTTATCCTGATGAAGATGAGTCCAAGGTATCCTTGTTAGAAGGGAAGGTAAAAGTAACAATTCCTAAAGGTCTAGTGAAAGAGCTCAAACCAGGAGATCAAGCCATTAATAATGGCGCTAATTTGATCGTGCAACAAATGCCTATAGACGAAAGTGTATCCTGGAAAAACGATGAATTTATGTTTAACAATGAATTGTTGGGTACAGCATTAGCGCAAGTGGCTAGATGGTATGATTTGGATATCGAAATCGATCAAAGTCTACAAACAATAACATTATGGGGGTCGGTATCAAGATTGGATAGCTTCGATAAGGTTTTGAAAATCATTAAAATGACCGATGATAAAATTAAAGTTAAAATTGAAGGAAGGAGGGTGCGACTTATGAAATAA
- a CDS encoding lipid A deacylase LpxR family protein, whose product MKLIGLRLAFLLLALCTLQLAWSQERSFKHELILQNDNDVYLFTAQDRYYTNGIQINYRFALKSDTSKTLNRVMDIEIGQKMYNGVNLSEKSQKWDRPFAGYFYLSGELNQYYRHNQVLSLKVELGQIGPQAKGKEVQEVIHRVFNIYEVSGWEEQLPNTFGLDLGIKYQYLLYTSLRKNFDISGLGSATLGMNHTNASIGVPIRWGHLRSFDESLFTKGHVQSKTKAKEFFLYYIPSVTYQVYNATTQGGLIKHSTVRYPYTIEKMVMGHKIGAMVATGRSSIGLSYIFQSRESKELLYNTHQYGSLFYGLRF is encoded by the coding sequence ATGAAATTAATTGGACTGCGTTTAGCTTTTTTACTCTTAGCATTATGTACTTTACAATTGGCTTGGTCACAAGAAAGATCTTTTAAACATGAACTCATTTTACAGAATGACAATGATGTGTATTTATTTACTGCACAAGACCGTTATTACACCAATGGTATCCAGATTAATTATCGATTTGCATTAAAATCAGATACTTCGAAGACGCTCAATCGGGTGATGGATATCGAAATTGGGCAGAAGATGTACAATGGCGTTAATTTAAGTGAAAAATCCCAAAAATGGGATAGACCTTTTGCGGGTTATTTTTATTTATCAGGCGAATTGAACCAATATTATAGGCATAATCAGGTATTGAGTCTGAAAGTTGAATTAGGACAAATTGGTCCACAAGCAAAAGGGAAGGAAGTTCAAGAGGTTATCCATCGTGTTTTTAATATTTATGAGGTTTCTGGTTGGGAAGAGCAATTACCCAATACCTTCGGTTTAGATTTGGGTATCAAATACCAATATTTGCTATATACATCCCTCCGGAAGAACTTTGATATTTCCGGATTAGGGTCCGCAACCCTAGGGATGAATCATACAAATGCAAGTATTGGCGTACCTATCCGTTGGGGTCATTTACGGTCTTTTGATGAGTCTTTATTTACAAAAGGGCATGTGCAGAGCAAAACAAAAGCAAAGGAATTCTTTTTATACTATATCCCATCGGTTACTTATCAGGTTTATAATGCGACCACTCAAGGGGGATTAATAAAACACTCGACAGTAAGGTATCCGTATACAATTGAAAAAATGGTAATGGGTCACAAGATTGGAGCTATGGTCGCTACAGGGAGATCATCTATTGGACTGTCTTATATTTTTCAATCACGTGAATCCAAAGAATTGCTTTATAATACCCATCAATACGGCAGCCTGTTTTATGGATTACGTTTTTAA
- a CDS encoding dicarboxylate/amino acid:cation symporter → MMTYSTNLFFRNYGSIILLIVGILIGSLIGIYLPQVVTYIKPLGDIFLNLLFVAVIPLVFFAIASSIANIEGTSKLGKILAAMSFVFIISILISASATIVTLYLFPLEVPHAPQVETMLNDNPNDTWGDKMVRFLTVSEFWKLLSRENMLALLIFSFLIGIATRKSNATALPFKAFLNAGNEVMKNLLILVMKIAPIGLGAYFAYQVSSLGPQLFGFYAKPLGLYYIFGSVYFFLAFSVFAFIANGKYGFVTFWKNNIIPSLTAIGSCSSLATMPANLLAAKKIGVPDAIANVVIPLGTTLHKQGSSISSIFKIYVAYLIIGKDFFEPLTLIMALGITLLVSIVAGGIPNGGYIGEILMISVLGLPIEAIPAVMIIGTLVDPLATILNATGDTVASMVVTKLTGSKFQPAMQDSLKT, encoded by the coding sequence ATGATGACATATTCAACCAACCTATTCTTCCGAAATTATGGCAGTATAATCTTACTTATCGTAGGTATACTGATAGGAAGTCTTATCGGCATCTATCTACCACAAGTTGTGACCTATATCAAACCTTTAGGAGATATTTTTCTAAACCTTTTGTTTGTTGCCGTTATTCCACTTGTTTTCTTTGCGATTGCTTCTTCTATCGCAAATATTGAAGGCACAAGTAAATTGGGGAAAATTCTCGCCGCAATGAGCTTTGTCTTTATCATATCGATCCTCATTTCTGCAAGCGCCACTATCGTAACCCTCTATCTTTTCCCCTTGGAAGTTCCCCATGCACCACAAGTGGAAACGATGTTAAATGATAACCCAAATGATACTTGGGGGGATAAGATGGTTCGGTTTTTAACTGTCTCCGAATTTTGGAAATTATTATCACGAGAAAATATGTTGGCTCTTCTGATATTTTCATTCTTAATTGGCATAGCAACCCGAAAGTCCAACGCCACAGCGCTTCCGTTTAAAGCATTCTTAAATGCTGGAAATGAGGTTATGAAAAATCTATTGATATTAGTCATGAAAATAGCACCGATCGGGCTAGGTGCATATTTTGCTTATCAAGTAAGCAGTCTCGGCCCACAGCTTTTTGGTTTTTATGCGAAACCTCTAGGACTTTACTATATTTTTGGCAGTGTCTATTTCTTTTTAGCTTTTAGCGTATTCGCTTTTATTGCTAATGGTAAATATGGCTTTGTCACTTTCTGGAAGAATAATATTATCCCAAGTTTAACGGCAATAGGTTCTTGCAGTAGTTTAGCTACTATGCCTGCAAACTTACTTGCTGCAAAAAAAATTGGAGTACCCGACGCTATCGCCAATGTGGTCATCCCCTTAGGAACAACCTTACATAAACAAGGTTCGAGTATATCGTCTATTTTTAAAATATATGTGGCATACCTCATTATCGGGAAAGATTTTTTTGAACCTCTAACACTTATCATGGCTTTGGGCATAACTTTGTTAGTGAGTATTGTAGCAGGTGGAATTCCTAATGGAGGCTATATTGGAGAAATTTTAATGATTTCGGTACTCGGACTACCTATTGAAGCCATACCTGCGGTTATGATTATCGGGACTTTAGTAGATCCACTAGCTACAATATTAAATGCAACGGGAGATACTGTTGCCAGTATGGTCGTCACCAAGCTTACTGGAAGTAAATTCCAACCTGCAATGCAAGACAGTTTAAAAACGTAA